The uncultured Ilyobacter sp. genome has a segment encoding these proteins:
- a CDS encoding sterol desaturase family protein: MNRGLLLLFIFLFFFALERFQPQMDSSKRSKKHDGTNIKLGIINTILGRLIAIFTVYSVALFLEKNNLGLFNMISLNKNLILLLEILLLDLINYTWHRLLHNINFLRRFHNVHHTDKFLNSTSALRFHVIEIFFGNIFRLVPIAILGIGVEAVLMYEVILNSNVYFHHSNIKIPINLDIMLSKVIVTPYLHRIHHSIKYRESNSNYSSFLIIWDKIFRSFTPQGEVSTPKYGIPGYNEEEAQKFYFLLRQPFLNFDTKSSHK, translated from the coding sequence TTGAACAGAGGACTGCTACTTTTATTTATATTTTTGTTTTTTTTCGCCCTGGAGCGATTCCAGCCTCAGATGGACAGCAGTAAACGGTCTAAGAAACACGATGGGACAAATATAAAACTCGGAATCATAAACACAATTTTGGGACGTCTTATTGCCATATTTACAGTCTATTCTGTGGCATTATTTTTAGAAAAAAACAATCTGGGTCTTTTCAACATGATTTCTCTAAATAAAAATTTGATTTTATTACTGGAAATACTCCTACTAGATCTCATTAATTATACCTGGCACAGGCTTCTCCACAATATAAATTTTTTGAGACGATTTCACAATGTCCACCACACAGATAAATTTTTAAATTCAACTTCGGCCCTTAGATTTCACGTTATTGAGATTTTTTTTGGGAATATTTTTAGACTGGTGCCCATAGCAATACTGGGAATTGGGGTAGAGGCGGTACTTATGTACGAGGTGATATTAAACAGCAACGTTTATTTCCACCACAGCAACATCAAAATTCCTATAAACCTTGACATTATGCTATCTAAAGTTATCGTAACTCCATATCTCCACAGAATACACCATTCTATAAAATACAGAGAAAGCAACTCAAATTACTCCTCTTTTCTTATAATATGGGACAAAATTTTCAGAAGTTTCACCCCTCAGGGGGAAGTTTCAACTCCAAAATACGGAATACCTGGATATAATGAAGAAGAGGCCCAGAAGTTTTATTTCCTTCTGAGACAGCCTTTTCTAAATTTTGACACAAAATCGTCACACAAATAA
- a CDS encoding HAMP domain-containing sensor histidine kinase: MSIKNKLFFLLSLIMLIITLSMYLFSELHFEKYYFNVKKDKLLELAEYIKTAGYDIDVGKLEEETGVRIDLLPFDFLEPELLRDSGTREEEVLELSENPGTYFYKRSIDRFFRVETLLLYTAYDSKRLLVVGVPTTFMREQMDIITAYHMKIIFIAFILGIILVKVFSGRITKPLIEIQNLAHRVARFDFSKRFIKKSNDEIGDLGESINMMSDSLESNILEINSAKEKLLEANKILLKDIEREKAIDQMRKEFISNVSHELKTPIAVISNYTEGLRDGIAPDEKTRNFYLEIIQDEVLEMDKLVKSLLFLSKMEQGYENFAMEDLDLKEIIEKEISINKLLMDKKSVILKSELEQGHILGDYDKISMVIRNLLSNAVKYVKDHGSIHIKLKKINKNLRFEIFNDCEIGEEELEKLWIPFFRLDKSRTRDSGTGLGLTIVKKILSNHGYKFGVEKVEKGLVFWFEGGEEQI, encoded by the coding sequence GTGAGTATAAAAAATAAATTGTTTTTCCTCCTATCACTGATAATGCTGATAATAACTTTATCAATGTATCTTTTCAGTGAATTACATTTTGAAAAGTATTATTTTAATGTTAAAAAAGATAAACTCCTAGAGCTGGCAGAATATATAAAAACTGCAGGCTATGACATAGATGTAGGAAAGCTTGAGGAAGAAACCGGTGTCCGGATTGATTTGCTTCCCTTTGATTTTTTAGAACCTGAACTTCTCAGGGACAGCGGAACAAGGGAAGAGGAAGTTTTGGAACTTTCGGAAAATCCAGGAACTTATTTTTACAAAAGAAGCATCGATAGATTTTTTAGAGTCGAAACCCTTCTTTTATATACCGCCTATGATAGTAAAAGACTTCTGGTAGTTGGTGTGCCTACAACTTTTATGAGAGAACAGATGGACATAATAACAGCTTATCACATGAAAATAATTTTTATCGCTTTTATACTGGGTATTATTTTAGTTAAAGTTTTTTCTGGCAGAATAACAAAACCTCTGATAGAGATACAAAATCTGGCTCATAGAGTTGCAAGATTTGATTTTTCAAAAAGGTTCATAAAAAAATCAAATGATGAAATAGGCGACTTGGGAGAAAGTATAAACATGATGTCAGACAGCCTTGAAAGCAATATTTTGGAGATTAACTCTGCTAAGGAAAAACTCTTAGAGGCGAATAAGATACTTCTAAAAGATATAGAGAGAGAAAAAGCTATAGATCAAATGAGAAAAGAGTTTATCTCCAATGTAAGTCATGAGCTGAAAACTCCAATAGCTGTGATAAGTAATTATACTGAGGGACTGAGAGACGGCATAGCCCCTGATGAAAAAACAAGGAATTTTTATCTTGAGATCATACAGGATGAGGTTTTAGAAATGGATAAGCTTGTTAAATCACTGTTGTTTCTATCAAAAATGGAACAAGGTTATGAGAACTTTGCAATGGAAGACCTAGACCTCAAGGAGATAATAGAAAAAGAGATAAGTATAAACAAGCTGCTTATGGATAAAAAATCTGTAATTTTAAAATCAGAATTAGAGCAAGGACATATCCTCGGGGATTACGACAAGATCTCTATGGTAATAAGAAATCTACTCAGCAATGCTGTAAAATATGTCAAGGATCATGGCTCTATCCATATCAAACTCAAGAAAATCAATAAAAATTTGAGATTTGAGATTTTCAACGACTGTGAGATAGGGGAAGAGGAATTAGAAAAATTATGGATTCCCTTTTTCAGGCTTGATAAATCCCGTACAAGAGACAGCGGGACTGGTCTCGGGCTGACCATAGTAAAAAAGATTTTGAGCAACCATGGGTATAAATTTGGAGTGGAAAAAGTAGAAAAAGGTTTGGTTTTCTGGTTTGAAGGAGGGGAGGAACAGATATGA
- a CDS encoding response regulator transcription factor: MDKKILLAEDDWKLRRIASDFLKKEGYIVIEAEDGEQAIEFFFNNKIDLVILDIMMPKLNGWDVCREIRSEQENVPIIMLTAKGDEDDILKGYRLKTDEYVTKPVSLKILMAKIKALLRRNNNDSIIDMGKLVINDSSHVVTLDGEVLELSPREYEMLLYFVVNKGIALSREKIITSLWGYDYEGDRRAVDSQIKRIRKKLGGEYIETVRGVGYKFEVS, translated from the coding sequence ATGGACAAAAAAATACTTCTTGCAGAGGACGACTGGAAATTAAGAAGAATTGCTTCAGATTTTTTAAAGAAAGAGGGATACATCGTTATAGAGGCTGAAGATGGCGAGCAAGCCATAGAGTTTTTTTTTAACAACAAAATAGACCTTGTGATACTAGATATAATGATGCCAAAATTAAACGGCTGGGACGTCTGTAGAGAGATAAGAAGCGAACAGGAAAATGTCCCTATAATAATGCTCACTGCAAAGGGTGATGAAGATGATATATTAAAAGGGTATAGACTCAAAACCGACGAGTATGTTACAAAACCTGTTTCCCTTAAAATCTTGATGGCAAAGATTAAGGCTCTTTTGAGGAGAAATAATAATGATTCCATCATCGATATGGGAAAACTGGTCATAAATGACAGCAGCCATGTTGTTACTTTAGATGGAGAGGTTTTAGAGCTGTCACCTAGAGAATATGAGATGCTTTTGTATTTCGTTGTAAATAAAGGAATAGCACTGAGTAGAGAAAAAATAATAACTTCACTGTGGGGATATGACTACGAGGGAGACCGTAGGGCTGTGGATTCCCAGATAAAAAGAATAAGAAAAAAACTTGGCGGAGAATATATCGAAACTGTACGAGGCGTGGGCTATAAATTTGAGGTGTCATAA
- a CDS encoding methyltransferase domain-containing protein: MNTKDKYDKVAKIYDRMEKMMFFTKYRKGLISLASGKVLELGVGTGVNLPYYSEKISVTGIDFSKKMLEKSEEVIKKNNIKNIKLEEMDIQAMSFEDNSFDCAVSTCVFCTVPDPIAGLKEVYRVIKPGGKVLFLEHMRSENPLINIFLFVMSIMSKFFLGTSMVRKTQENIEKVGFKITERRDLFFDVVRIIIAEKAL, translated from the coding sequence ATGAATACAAAAGATAAATATGATAAAGTAGCTAAAATTTATGATAGAATGGAAAAAATGATGTTTTTCACTAAATACAGAAAAGGTCTTATATCTCTCGCATCGGGAAAGGTACTAGAACTAGGTGTGGGAACAGGAGTAAATCTTCCCTATTACTCTGAAAAAATCTCAGTGACAGGTATAGACTTCAGCAAAAAAATGTTGGAAAAATCAGAAGAAGTCATAAAAAAAAACAATATTAAAAATATAAAACTCGAAGAAATGGATATACAGGCTATGAGTTTCGAGGATAATAGTTTTGACTGTGCTGTGTCCACTTGTGTATTCTGTACTGTCCCTGATCCCATAGCAGGACTAAAAGAGGTATACAGGGTAATAAAGCCCGGAGGAAAGGTGCTTTTTTTAGAGCATATGAGAAGTGAAAACCCGCTGATAAACATCTTTCTTTTTGTGATGAGCATTATGTCAAAATTCTTTTTGGGAACTTCTATGGTAAGAAAGACTCAAGAAAATATAGAAAAAGTTGGATTTAAAATAACCGAGAGAAGAGATCTTTTTTTTGATGTGGTGAGGATAATAATAGCAGAGAAAGCTCTTTGA